GCATTATCAATCCCGTCACGGAACGGGAAGAATGCATCAGATGCCATTACAGCACCTTCAACAACCAAACCTGCATGTTCAGCTTTGATGGCAGCAATACGAGCTGAGTTAACACGGCTCATTTGACCTGCACCAACACCAATAGTCTGGCGATTTTTCGCATAAACAATTGCATTTGATTTTACATATTTAGCAACTTTCCAAGCAAAGATGAGGTCATCAATTTCTTGTTCAGTTGGTGCGCATTTAGTTACTACTTTAAGATCATCTTTAGTAATCATACCTAAGTCTTGATCTTGAACTAATAAACCGCCATTAACGCGTTTGTAGTCAAGTTGTGGTGCACGTGCATCAATCGCAGGTAATTCACCACATACTAAAACACGTACGTTTTTCTTAGCGCCAGTAACTTCAAGCACACCATCAGCAATACTTGGAGCAATAATAACTTCAACGAATTGACGGTCAACGATTGCTTGAGCAGTTGCAACATCTAACTCGCGGTTAAATGCAATAATGCCACCGAAAGCAGATTCTGGATCTGTTGCATAAGCTAAATCGTAAGCAGCTTTAATGCCGTCTAAAGAAACAGCAACACCACAAGGGTTAGCATGTTTTACAATTACACAAGCAGGTTTTGCGAATGATTTAACACATTCAAGTGCAGCATCTGTGTCAGCAATGTTGTTATAAGACAATTCTTTGCCTTGTAACTGTTTTGCCGTAGAAACTGATGCTTCTTTTGCATTTGCTTCAACGTAAAATGCAGCAGACTGGTGTGGGTTTTCACCGTAACGTAGATCTTGTGCTTTGTTCAATTGAGTATTGAACGTACGAGGGAATAAATCAGCTTCACCTTCGGTCTTACCAACGCGAGCGCCTAAGTAAGAAGCGATCATGCCATCATATTGAGCAGTATGTTCAAATGCTTTAACAGCTAAATCAAAACGTGTTTCATAAGAAAGTGAACCAGCAGTTTTTAATTCATTGATTACGGTGTCGTAATCTGAAGCATTTACTACAATACCTACAGAAGCATGGTTTTTAGCAGCTGCGCGAACCATTGTAGGACCACCGATGTCGATATTTTCGATTGCATCAGGAAGGGTACAGTCAGGTTTTGCAACTGTCGCAGCGAATGGATAAAGGTTTACAACAACTAGATCAATCGGATCAATGTTGTGTTCTTCCATTACTGCTTCGTCTAAGCCGCGACGAGCAAGAATACCGCCATGAATTTTTGGATGTAATGTCTTAACACGACCATCCATCATTTCAGGGAAGCCAGTATGTTCAGATACTTCAACAACTGCGATGTTATTATCTTTAAGCA
This genomic stretch from Acinetobacter oleivorans DR1 harbors:
- the purH gene encoding bifunctional phosphoribosylaminoimidazolecarboxamide formyltransferase/IMP cyclohydrolase — its product is MTIKRALISVSDKTGIVEFAQNLAALGVELLSTGGTYKLLKDNNIAVVEVSEHTGFPEMMDGRVKTLHPKIHGGILARRGLDEAVMEEHNIDPIDLVVVNLYPFAATVAKPDCTLPDAIENIDIGGPTMVRAAAKNHASVGIVVNASDYDTVINELKTAGSLSYETRFDLAVKAFEHTAQYDGMIASYLGARVGKTEGEADLFPRTFNTQLNKAQDLRYGENPHQSAAFYVEANAKEASVSTAKQLQGKELSYNNIADTDAALECVKSFAKPACVIVKHANPCGVAVSLDGIKAAYDLAYATDPESAFGGIIAFNRELDVATAQAIVDRQFVEVIIAPSIADGVLEVTGAKKNVRVLVCGELPAIDARAPQLDYKRVNGGLLVQDQDLGMITKDDLKVVTKCAPTEQEIDDLIFAWKVAKYVKSNAIVYAKNRQTIGVGAGQMSRVNSARIAAIKAEHAGLVVEGAVMASDAFFPFRDGIDNAAKAGIKCIIQPGGSMRDEEVIAAADEAGIAMVFTGMRHFRH